The Bubalus bubalis isolate 160015118507 breed Murrah chromosome 18, NDDB_SH_1, whole genome shotgun sequence genome contains a region encoding:
- the LOC102401013 gene encoding zinc finger protein 182-like, with product MCQKGFSDESQVTLHQKKSYRCDECQKSFSNKSQLIIHQRSHTGEKPYGCHECGKTFPLKFSLILHQKTHTGEKPYGCSECEKAFIHRSELIRHQRTHTGEKPYNCSECGKGFSVTSLLNTHWRTHTGEKPYGCNECGKTFSIKFSLILYQRTHTGEKPHECHQCQKAFTQKSHLTILQRSHTGEKPYECSECHKAFSRKLYLLIHQRIHSGEKLYQGHECGKTLSHKFSLIIHQRIHTGEKPYGCSECGETFPMKFSIVLHQKTHMGEKPHECHECQIFCPEVTSYYTSKNSHR from the coding sequence ATGTGTCAGAAAGGCTTCAGTGATGAGTCACAAGTCACATTACATCAAAAGAAGTCCTACAGATGTGATGAATGTCAGAAAAGCTTCAGCAATAAGTCACAGCTCATTATTCATCAGAGAtctcacacaggagagaaaccctatggTTGCCATGAATGCGGAAAGACATTTCCCCTTAAGTTTAGCCTCATTTTACATCAAAAAACACATACAGGGGAAAAACCTTATGGATGCAGTGAATGTGAGAAAGCCTTCATCCACAGATCTGAGCTCATCAGACATCAGAGaactcacacaggagagaaaccttataattGCAGTGAGTGTGGAAAAGGCTTTAGCGTAACGTCACTCCTCAACACTCACTGGAGAACTCATACAGGAGAGAAGCCCTATGGATGCAATGAATGTGGAAAAACATTCTCCATCAAATTTAGTCTCATCCTATACCAAAGAACTCATACGGGTGAGAAACCCCACGAATGCCATCAGTGTCAGAAAGCTTTCACCCAAAAGTCACATCTCACTATTCTTCAGAGGtctcacacaggagagaaaccctacGAGTGCAGTGAATGCCATAAAGCCTTCAGCCGGAAGTTGTATCTCCTtattcatcagagaattcactcTGGAGAGAAGCTTTATCAAGGCCATGAATGTGGGAAAACTTTATCCCACAAGTTTAGCCTCATCATTCATCAGAGAATccatacaggagagaaaccctatggATGCAGTGAATGTGGGGAAACTTTCCCTATGAAGTTTAGCATTGTTTTACATCAGAAAACACATATGGGAGAAAAACCCCATGAATGCCATGAGTGTCAAATCTTTTGCCCAGAAGTCACATCGTATTATACCTCAAAGAACTCACACAGGTAA